In the genome of Spirochaetia bacterium, one region contains:
- a CDS encoding nucleotidyl transferase AbiEii/AbiGii toxin family protein: protein MKNRTPKSMSLKSRIKNVAKEKDIAPQIVLQNFMMERFLNRVALSKYKESFIVKGGSLVSMLVGLTSRTTMDVDVTVTGFILNEKEIEAVLSTICSINLEDNVTFELKRCETIRDDDIYGGFRIFMNGYFDNKAIQVPFSLDVSTGDIITPKPQKRKWNCLLNEENSFELFAYPIETILAEKVETILSRGVLSTRPKDFYDVYVLTKTSQFDKDIFDKALEETSRHRGSFERIMKSKDNFSIIENSLDLKEFWNRYAKSNPFSKGLDYEKVIATIKELLFK from the coding sequence ATGAAAAACAGAACGCCAAAATCAATGAGCTTGAAATCAAGAATAAAGAATGTTGCAAAGGAAAAGGATATTGCTCCTCAAATTGTCTTGCAGAATTTTATGATGGAACGTTTTCTAAATAGAGTGGCTTTATCAAAATATAAAGAAAGTTTTATTGTAAAGGGTGGATCTCTTGTTTCTATGCTTGTCGGACTTACAAGCAGAACCACAATGGATGTTGATGTTACAGTAACTGGCTTTATTCTTAATGAAAAGGAAATAGAAGCAGTACTCTCAACCATTTGCAGCATCAATCTTGAAGACAATGTAACTTTTGAATTAAAACGCTGTGAAACAATTCGCGATGATGATATTTACGGTGGCTTTCGTATTTTTATGAACGGTTATTTTGATAACAAAGCAATTCAAGTTCCATTCAGTCTTGATGTTTCAACAGGAGACATTATTACTCCAAAACCTCAGAAAAGAAAATGGAATTGCCTTTTGAATGAAGAAAATTCATTTGAACTTTTTGCTTACCCAATAGAAACAATTCTGGCCGAAAAAGTTGAAACAATTCTGAGTCGTGGAGTTTTATCTACGCGCCCAAAAGATTTTTATGATGTCTATGTCCTGACAAAAACTTCTCAATTTGATAAAGACATTTTTGACAAAGCACTTGAAGAAACAAGCAGGCACCGCGGTTCATTTGAAAGAATAATGAAATCAAAAGACAATTTTTCTATAATTGAAAATAGTCTTGATTTAAAGGAATTCTGGAATCGTTACGCAAAGAGTAATCCATTTTCAAAAGGCTTAGACTATGAAAAAGTTATAGCTACCATAAAGGAACTATTGTTCAAATGA
- a CDS encoding type IV toxin-antitoxin system AbiEi family antitoxin domain-containing protein, whose amino-acid sequence MIVKYKKKNFTAILKTLSANNNGIISANAAENAGISRAMLSLMSIDGRIERVSKGIYMLPDSIPDELYILSLYSKNIVFSHETALFLHGITERTPAFNSFTLPNGKRRSSALSKKCKIHHVKDEYFNIGKTTIKTFQGNEVPCYDLERTVCDIIRDKNKLDPETYLTSIKMYAISKNKDLTKLSSYAEKMGLVKKVRRALEVLL is encoded by the coding sequence ACTTTACAGCTATTCTCAAAACATTGTCTGCAAATAATAACGGTATTATTTCTGCCAATGCAGCAGAAAATGCCGGCATTTCAAGGGCTATGTTATCATTGATGTCCATAGATGGAAGGATTGAACGTGTGTCTAAAGGAATTTATATGCTTCCTGATTCTATCCCTGATGAATTATATATACTTAGTCTTTATTCCAAGAATATTGTTTTCTCTCACGAAACAGCTTTATTTCTACATGGAATTACTGAACGAACTCCGGCTTTTAATTCATTCACACTTCCGAATGGTAAAAGACGCTCTTCTGCACTTTCAAAAAAATGTAAGATTCATCATGTAAAAGACGAGTATTTCAATATTGGAAAAACAACCATAAAAACATTTCAAGGCAATGAAGTTCCTTGTTATGATTTGGAAAGGACGGTATGTGACATTATTCGTGATAAAAACAAACTTGATCCAGAAACTTATCTTACCTCAATTAAAATGTATGCTATATCAAAGAATAAAGATCTGACGAAACTTTCTAGTTATGCAGAAAAAATGGGATTGGTAAAAAAGGTCAGAAGAGCATTAGAAGTCTTATTATGA